GATCCGGAGTGAAATTCAAGCTGATGTGTGTGTTTTGCTTATCGGAAGTGTCCTCTGTGCAGAACTGGGCACGAATGGCAAAGCGCAGGAGAGGCTCCGCAAGCCTTGCTTTCCCTTCCTGCTGGGAAATGAGCGCCGACACTTTTGCCTCCAGCTCCAGCAAATTGGCCTTTTCTTTGGTGTCCAGCTGCCGCCGGACGCGCCGCCGGCCCAGCCACACGCGATGCCACACTGCGCAGTCCCAGGCCACACTTTTCTCAATCCAAGGACCATTTCGTGGCCTTTTTGCCAAAGGGGAGAGACTGTCGTCCCCATCGTCCAGGGGCCGCTTGGATCCCGATGACAATGGCTCACTCTTTGCTTCTGGTTCTGCAGTGGTTGCCTCTTCTTCTCCTAACTGCTGCTGCGTCTCTGAGCAGCTACACTTCAGCACATCCTCGAAGACAAACACCACGCCAGAGCACACTTTTTGGAACCAATGCTGATGCAAATCCTCGCCCTGGCACATTGTCAAAGGAAAGCTAATAACAAGCTCTTTATCGGTAGGAGCCTCGGCCTCCAGATTCCCTGGTTGGAAAAGGCGGACCAGTCCCCAGATCTTGCCCTTTGTGGACTTGCGTTGGTACTGCAAACTCCGGCAGTATTTGGCAGCGCTGCGGCAGCACATCTGGAACCGCAGCGCCGTCTTCTTGTTGACGTTTGCAGTCACGTTGTGGCTCAGCTCAAAGGGATCCTGGAGGTTCAATGGCCCCGTTTTGAATTTGCCGCCGAGTTCAGAAGACAGGAAGCTCGACAAAGAAAGCAGCTGGCCCTCCCGGAGGGATATCACGCCGCCAGCAAAATCATAGTCTTCAAAGACATGGAAGAATTCTGCCAAGAGGGAGCCTGGAACGAGAGGGAGTCAGGTGGAGTCACAAATATacaatttgttgttttatttaaggGAAAGAATGCAAACCTTTCTTCGCCCCCACAAAAAAAGTACAAATAGGTTTCTAGGATACTCAAttacaaaatcatagaataatatagttggaagagacgacgtgggccatttggtccaaccccctgccttttTTTGGtactggtcattgactgtaatatatataatataataatagataaaaggtaatggtttcccctaacgttaagtccagtcgtatccgactctgagggttggtgctcatctccatttctaagccgaagagccggcgttatccatagacacctccaaggtcacgtggccactggcatgactgcatggagcgccgttaccttcccgccggagcggtacctattgatctactcacattggcatgtttttgaactgctaggttggcaggagctggagctaacagcggccactcatgctgctcctggagtttgaacctgggacctttcggtctgcagctcagcgctttaatgcacttcgccaccagggctcctggaCAATTTTTtagggtgtcataaattagttaaattagcctccccacatataagtggtacctaaatttcctacttgatagatgcaactatctttcgggtcagCAACGAGCGGgggctatttattattttaatggtcggtTGCTCattccgccacgggctggcctcgaactcatgactcttggtcagtgatttattgcagctggctactaaccagcctgtgccacagcccggtatGTTGCACAGACACTGATTTCCTAGCCACATATTTTCCCAAAAGAGGAAGAAATGCACACAGGATTGAACCGGTGTGCCAGGAAATGCCCACACATATTTAATATCCCGTTTAAaaaatgcccacatttgaatcTAGATGTTAATTTCCTCAGAATGACTCACAAAGGCTCTCCTTGTTCTTGCTTGGACCCCACTGGGCCAAATCCTTGGGGAAGCTGCAGTCCCAGTCATCTACTATGGCTTGCTCTGTGTCACctggggaagaaggaaagggggcAGGTGAGAAAAATGCTCACAAAGGGATGTGCAAATCCTATCAGACTGGAGACCAGAGGCTCAAATCTTTGCTTCGGCATGGAAATCCACTCGGTGACGTTTGGCAAGTCATATCTTTCATCCCCAGAAATAGGCAAAGACAAACacttaaaaagagatgtgtatattagagcatcttgcaaaggccacagaaataggcctctctgagtatagagctatcttccttctatgtaaaaaggataagcgaatactataaaaTTTCAAAAcgtaagttgcactatgtaatttagagcaccatatacatacaatattacctgagagttaacaacaataatgaaaataataagtacagtcaactgttataattacagtagagtctcacttatccaacataaacgggccggcagaacgttggataagcgaatatgctggataataaggagagattaaggagaagcctattaaacatcaaattaggttatgattttacaaattaagcaccaaaacatcatgttatacaacaaatttgacagaaaaagtagttcaatacgcagtaatgctacgtagtaattactgtatttacgaattttgcaccaaaatatcatgatatattgaaaacatcgactacaaaaatgcgttggataatccagaatgttggataagcgagtgttggataagtgagactctactgtattacagtctggaagatactactgtggattgtaacagttgactgtacttattactttcattattgttgttaactctcaggtaatattgtatgtatatggtgctctgaattacatagtgcaacttatgttttgaaactttatagtattcgcttatcctttttacatagaaggaagatagctctatactcagagaggcctgactatttctgtggcctttgcaagatgctctaatatacacatctctttttatgttttgaacctttatagtgtttgcttatctcttcgacattgtctagtatagacatttgtgtgtatttatcaacGACAAACACTTGCCATAAAAAAGCCAGAAAATACTTACCTGATTGTTCCCTCAGGCGAGCAACAGTGGGCAGGACTGGCGGGCTGCACGTCTGCAGGAAGTAAAGGACCAGCAGCGTCAAGGCATAGTTAGTTAGGAGGGGACCTCCACCAAAAGGATTCCCTGCAGGAAAGTAAGAAGAATCTTACCAAAAATAGCCCCCCCAACAAGATCTCCAGTCTCTTACTGCGTCTCAGACCAGATAATCCAAACATtaattaaatgattttttttctccctgaaacatGGAAATCAGACCTTCTCCAACATGTCCTATGTTCCAGATTCCCAAACTGTATAGATTCTTGTAGCTTGATCTCTATTTACCTGCCAGAGTCTGCTGTTTTGCCCAGTAGCGCACCGTGTAGACTAAAGGTCGGACCCTCTCATCCGCCTCAGTGCAAAGCTGTAGGAAGCGTGTGTTACAGACTGCCAACCTGCCAAGGGACaggatgcaatacaatttaaaactgaaaaatacactaacattaaaatagaatatacagacattaaaacagaattaaacagtaTTCAAATAAACTAATACACACTTCAAATTTTGGTTTATCAAATGTAGAAATAAGAGTATTTTCTAACCCAAGCACATTAGACAACACTGGAATAGAGTCTGTTCTCTACTTTTTGAGGCACGTTAATGTGTCCCAGGTGTTGAAATAAGAGTATTTTCTAACCCAAGCACATTAGATAACACTGGAATAGAGTCTGTTCTCTACTTTTTGAGACACGTCAATGTGTCCCAGGTGTTGAAATAAGAATATTTTCTAACCCAAGCACATTAGACAACACTGGAATAGAGTCTTTTCTCTACTTTTTGAGGCACGTTAATGTGTCCCAGGTGTAGAAATAAGAATATTTTCTAACCCAAGCACATTAGATAACACTGGAATAGAGTCTGTTCTCTACTTTTTGAGGCACGTTAATGTGTCCCAGGTGTTGAAATAAGAGTATTTTCTAACCCAAGCACATTAGATAACACTGGAATAGAGTCTGTTCTCTACGTTTTGAGGCACGTTAATGTGTCCCAGGTGTTGAAATAAGAATATTTTCTAACCCAAGCACATTAGATAACACTGGAATAGAGTCTTTTCTCTACTTTTTGAGGCACGTTAATGTGTCTCAATTGTAGAAATAGGAGTATTTTCTAACCCAAGCACATTAGACAACACTGGAATAGAGTCTGTTCTCTACTTTTTGAGACACGTTAATATATCTCAGTTGTAGAAATAAGAATATTTTCTAACCCAAGCACATTAGACAACACTGGAATAGAGCCTGTTCTCTACTTTTTGAGACACGTCAATGTGTCCCAGGTATAGAAATAAGACTATTTTCTAACCCAAGCACATTAGACAACACTGGAATAGAGTCTGTTCTCTACTTTTTGAGACATGTTAATGTGTAGAAATAAGACTATTTTCTAACCCAAGCACATTAGACAACACTGGAATAGAGTCTGTTCTCTACTTTTTGAGACATGTTAATGTGTAGAAATAAGACTATTTTCTAACCCAAGCACATTAGACAACACTGGAATAGAGTCTGTTCTCTACTTTTTGAGACATGTTAATGTGTAGAAATAAGACTATTTTCTAACCCAAGCACATTAGACAACACTGGAATAGAATCTCTTCTATTTTTTGAGGCACATTTCATTTTTGAGGTAGGAAAAAAGTCCACATATGGAGAAACCAAAGTATGAAGTATCTTCCCTATAATATAACTTTAAGAGAATGACAAAAGATGGTTCTCCAGGTGAAGGACTGCAACAGCCAGCATCCCTTTCCAATTGGCTATGCTACCTGAAGATGTCATTCAACCACATCTGGAGGGTCGGGAGTCCCAGTACCCACATTAAAGCAATCACACACACAAATGAGCCACACCTGTTGTTTATCGAGATGTCTCCACGCAAGCTGGACTCTTTGTGGCAAAACTTGACCACAGGACGGCGGGCAGTCAGCACAGCTTGGACGTTGTGGACTCCTGGGACACACTTCTGCAGCACAGTGGCAACCAGTTCTAGCACTTCCGGCACCGTGGCCGAGGCCAGGTCCACATCACTGAGGATCGAATCCTCCGAATGTGGGGCTAGTTTGGGACTGGCTCCATCCTTGACCCAAAAGGAAAGATACATTAGGAGCGGATGCAACTAGTCACACCACgaaagcagattacaggagctttCTTCATagaccactgccagaagggacatgggagtttaatctatgctgacaatcatgccatcaccgcccaagcagggaactttgaaatggttgaaaagAAGCTTTCCAAAGCTCTTTCTGCCTAGTAATAGATATGACActccaatatttatttaatacatttatatcccgcccttctcaccccaaaaggggctcagagcggcttacaaattaaatttacatacaatattgtatcattagcatagcacaatactggcaataaattactatactgtactatacctatatattgtaatatatatattagtattatattgtattacaaagtaatattattaatattatatgcatataggtaaaggtaaaggtttcccctgacgttaagtccagtagtgactgactctgggggttggtgctcatctccatttctaagccgaagagcaggcattgtctgtattattattttattattatattttatttatataccgccctatcttctcaagggactcagagcggtttccaacatatcagaaaacatacagtcagttaaaaaatacagcaattaaaatattAGACACATAAACAGATGTGCATAaacagataataaaataaaaacacataacccacataactgtagacacctccaaggtcatgtggccggcatgactgcatggagtgccaatgttaccttcccgccggagcagtacctattgagctactcacatttgcatgttttcaaactgctaggttggcaggagctggggctaacagcgagcgctcattccgctcccaggatttgaacctgggacctttcggtctgcaagttcagcagctcagtgctttaacacattgcgaCACCATCAGGGGCCcccattatatgcatatacaatatattataatattatatattattgcaaattatattgtatatatgtatagataCCCACGGTCTTCTCACCTGTGGCACACTGGAGCCATTGGCAGACACCTGGAAGTGTTTTGCCTTCTCAAGGTCCAAGAACAAATCTAAATCACAGCCAGAGACATCAAAGCCATTCACTGAGGAGCCGAAAGGGACAATCGCAGAACCTGGGCATATAGTGGAGGGAGTAAGAGTTATAGGAATACAGGTCTAAGTAACTGACTGAAACATAGGATGAACAAGTCTATTCCAGTATAGCATTTTTTAGATATGTCAATaggtttttaatggatttaactgtttatttttattagttttggtgTTTAATCCTATGTTagtgttttgtattttaaaaaattgtatatcgtattgtttttagtgttgtgttgtcgaaggcattaaTGGGTGGAATTACTGGGAGTTTTCCagcctgtctggccatattccagaagcattctcccctgacgtttcgcccacatctatggcaggcatcctcagaggttgtgaggtctgttagaaacgaggcaagtggtATTTacatatctctggaaggtccaaggtgggagaaagaactcttatctgcttgaggcaagtgtgaatgttgccaatggccaccttgattagatgtgggcgaaacgtcaggagagaatgtttctggaacatggccagacagcccggaaaactcacagcaacccagtttttagCGCTGTTtgccactttgggtctctttaTAGAAAGATAAATAGGGATACAAAtataagaagaggaggaagaaaaagaaggagaagagaaagagaagaagaggacgatgagaaagaagacaaaaaagaaggagaagaggatgtGCACTTCCTCTAGCATGTGCACCTAGACCTAAGAATTGACAGTTTTTACCTCATGGGTTGATTTGATGACTGATTTATTTCTCTGCTTTTATCTGACTGTTTATGCACTTCTACGTACTACATGAGTACTTAagatgttcatattttatattttaactatgttgactgggctcgtccccatgtaagtcactccgagtcccttcggggagatggaggcgggggtacaaaaataaaattattattatttattttatttatttatttctcacatttatatcccgcccttctcacccgaagggactcagggcagcttacaacagtggcaataattagatgcccatacaaaccaatataaaacagcacataaaacagttaataataataataataactttatttttataccccgccccatctccccgaagggactcggggcggcttacatggggccttgcccaatacaacaatcaaatatcaataacaaagcaaaagcacacttaacccaataaaaacatcaacatcagtaaaaaacaatcattaaaatcaacatgaagcatacaatgttaaaaactggagactaattcataaatcccgggcaaagtgcagaatgtgccgaaatggggaaaggtaatttcacagttgaaatggacaataaaatgcagtataacaatggcaacacatcaagaatggggctattatggaatgggcagatagagcaatccaacaacaattaaacagttaaaactacagtagagtctcacttatccaacactcgcttatccaacgttctggattatccaacacatttttgtagtcaatgttttcaatacatcatgatattttggtgctaaattcgtaaatacagtaattgctacatagcattactgtgtactgaactactttttttgttaaatttattgtataacatgatgttttggtgcttaatttgtaaaatcataacctaatttgatgtttaataggcttttccttaatgcctccttattatccaacatattcgcttatccaacattctgccggcccgtttatgttggataagtgagactctactgtattaaaatgcattatgaattaaaaatatacatttcaaacataaaatcagatccgttctttcTCATGCTTTGCCTATAGTTCAGTCggtgtcattttcaccatttattgattaaaagcctgggcacactgccatgtttttagggcttttctgaagcccaacagggttggaatttgacgcatctcacttgggagggtgttccacataattattattattatgaaggcgGAGGAGAAAAAAACAACTTACCAGGAAAAAATTCTAGGAAAACTTCTTGAAAGAGCGTGACCAACAAGTCCCGCAATCGCCGCTCATTTTCCGAAAATTCGAAGAGCTGCACCAACACGGACATCTGTGCATCCACCTACAAGGAAACCAATAGTCCCGTTAGCATGGCATCGTGTGGCCTGTCCCGATTGACATTTCAATTCACTCTCTAGTACTTAAAAGGGCCACTCACGTCATCAGCCTCGCACAACTTTTGTGC
The Anolis carolinensis isolate JA03-04 unplaced genomic scaffold, rAnoCar3.1.pri scaffold_14, whole genome shotgun sequence genome window above contains:
- the tut1 gene encoding speckle targeted PIP5K1A-regulated poly(A) polymerase is translated as MESPKEEGMAGPGEDDVEPLPRGGFRCRLCRVTVANQPSLEDHLRGKKHQRLENLRTVRQTQELRSVFVSGFRKGTPASELSDYFQTYGEVVNVVMDKEKGVYAIVELQNEEVLKKVLSEPQHNLGGQKLRVKPREKKDFKYNPPRKQGSARQEQLNPEKVAQKLCEADDVDAQMSVLVQLFEFSENERRLRDLLVTLFQEVFLEFFPGSAIVPFGSSVNGFDVSGCDLDLFLDLEKAKHFQVSANGSSVPQDGASPKLAPHSEDSILSDVDLASATVPEVLELVATVLQKCVPGVHNVQAVLTARRPVVKFCHKESSLRGDISINNRLAVCNTRFLQLCTEADERVRPLVYTVRYWAKQQTLAGNPFGGGPLLTNYALTLLVLYFLQTCSPPVLPTVARLREQSGDTEQAIVDDWDCSFPKDLAQWGPSKNKESLCSLLAEFFHVFEDYDFAGGVISLREGQLLSLSSFLSSELGGKFKTGPLNLQDPFELSHNVTANVNKKTALRFQMCCRSAAKYCRSLQYQRKSTKGKIWGLVRLFQPGNLEAEAPTDKELVISFPLTMCQGEDLHQHWFQKVCSGVVFVFEDVLKCSCSETQQQLGEEEATTAEPEAKSEPLSSGSKRPLDDGDDSLSPLAKRPRNGPWIEKSVAWDCAVWHRVWLGRRRVRRQLDTKEKANLLELEAKVSALISQQEGKARLAEPLLRFAIRAQFCTEDTSDKQNTHISLNFTPDPEQAVAFKDFFHFLQNFLPQMLEQHLASQTP